In Humulus lupulus chromosome 7, drHumLupu1.1, whole genome shotgun sequence, the following are encoded in one genomic region:
- the LOC133792335 gene encoding uncharacterized protein LOC133792335 yields MERQRGSPFSDLINQLPIPAKFKMSTWKMYTGLEDPVSHVPHFELQTDLQGVQDDARCRIFSGTLSKTAQCWFFKQQPGSITSWDGFVRIFYSQFSSAMPLLAEPNDLVDIKQRDNEPLKDYIQRFMQEATKVKFLSDDGKLIAINLAVKVKSLFWSSLKRKSTRTTQEFLDRAEEFIKLEEAERKMDNPTQATAMQEKTSARITTNPLEGSKNGGKNGKRCNRARNSGNQNDSKKPQTTEQSKP; encoded by the coding sequence ATGGAAAGACAGAGAGGTTCCCCATTTTCAGACCTTATAAATCAGTTGCCCATACCTGCCAAATTCAAAATGTCAACATGGAAAATGTATACTGGGTTGGAGGACCCAGTATCCCATGTTCCTCACTTTGAACTACAAACTGACCTCCAGGGGGTTCAGGATGATGCTAGGTGCAGGATCTTCTCGGGCACCCTGTCAAAAACTGCTCAGTGTTGGTTTTTCAAGCAACAGCCAGGATCAATCACATCATGGGATGGTTTTGTCCGCATATTCTATTCTCAGTTCTCCTCGGCAATGCCCCTTCTAGCCGAGCCAAACGATTTGGTGGACATCAAACAAAGGGACAATGAGCCTTTAAAAGATTACATTCAACGTTTCATGCAAGAGGCCACCAAGGTAAAGTTCCTCAGTGATGATGGTAAGTTGATAGCCATCAATTTAGCAGTCAAAGTAAAAAGTTTGTTCTGGAGTAGCTTGAAGAGGAAGTCAACACGTACCACTCAAGAATTCCTTGATAGGGCAGAAGAATTTATCAAGTTAGAGGAAGCTGAACGGAAGATGGATAATCCTACCCAGGCAACTGCTATGCAAGAGAAAACAAGTGCTAGGATCACCACCAACCCTCTAGAAGGAAGTAAAAATGGGGGCAAGAACGGCAAACGCTGTAACAGGGCTAGAAATAGTGGTAACCAGAATGACAGCAAGAAGCCTCAGACCACCGAGCAGTCGAAACCGTGA